The nucleotide sequence aTTTAAATCACTGCCAAGGAACACagtggagaaggggaggaaaagaaaaatgaccctAAAGCCTTGCCTCCAACTGAtcattttcctttgcattctCTATTCCATTTTCTAAATTCATGTCAAATAGGGATAcatgctataaagaaaaataaagcagggcaagagagcagagagaggagggagatgTGGCTTTAGCAGAAAGATCACGGAAGACTTTATTGcacaggtgacatttgagcaaagaccagAAGATCAGGTTGTGATGAAATAAGGAAGATGCTGCTGCAAAGCCTTCCCTCCAATGGATgaacactatttatttatttattttattttttattggggaacagtgcattttTCCGGGGCCCATCAGtgccaagtcattgtctttcaatctagttgtggagggtgcagctcactggcccatgtggaaatcgaaccggcaaccctgttgttcagcactcgcgctctaaccaacggagccgtCCGGCCACCCCTGGATGAACTCTTTAATTGTAAACAATAAAGATGAAACCATaagcaatattattttaattatatttatattcataattaaaatcaatcaactgattttaaaaatcaataaatttgggATACTTCTAAATAGACTGCCTGAATGTCAACAcgaaaactaataaaacaaaattggctTGGAAGACTTAGCCACTGATATTCCTCAAAAGGTTTCATGactaaagtactttttaaaaaaggtataagAAAGTCAGCAGAATGATTAGAACAATGTGATTCTTAGTCAAACTGGCATATCATACCAAAGATGACTTTGCTATTTTCCAAAGAATGGAATAATATCTATTAGTGAACAGGATTTTGATGGATTTAATAATAGAATgagacaaaaaaaatctcaaaacacaGTTACAAAATGGCGTACTCCTATCTAACATACTCTCTCATATTAAGTAGTGAGTGAATATGTacactaattatatatatataattgataaaAGGGTGGATTATCAACACAAATTCTTCCGAGCAAAGTGCAAAGAATGCTTATTAGAATGCTTCCAATAAAGAAGAAAGTTGGTGAGTTTGACTTGTATTCTCTTTACAAAGCAAAGtgttcaaaattatttgtttgcatttctctcagATAGTCTAACATCTCAGACTGTCAGACAAACagatacataatataatacttgTTCTTCCATTTTTCAAGCGATAAATGATGTGCTGGGGCTTTGAATGCTCCAAACAGTGTATTTCTGGTGAAGTAACATCAAGATGCCACTTGGAATCTCTTTCTTAAAGTCAAAGTTGTCCTCTGAAAAGATTTAGGTGGATATTGTGAACCTGAAACACCAaccaaaaaataattcttattaaaatgttaaaaattccaGCTCTCAAAAGGATTGTTTTGTACATTCCAtgcagatgatttttttttaaagaaaaaacattatttttatgtcacTTTTAAATAAACGAGAAAATGGTCATATGCAAACATTGCCATTTGGGGTGCTGAGAAGAAGGAAGGTGCTCCTCTCCTACCAAGCCCGGGTGCTGGCCATGTATCCTTCCATAGCTGGTGGGTTTGCAGGAAATTTCTCCCCAGAGATGGATCCCTAAGGCCCAGGAAGTTGAATAGGGAGGTCTGGCAGCTCTACTACTTCACAGGGGCAGAAGCAAAATCAGCTGCTTTCCCACTTGGGGACACCCCCTCagcttctcccttctttttttgcTGCCACAGAACAAATATTGATAAGTTAATAGCTCCTGGTGCTTTTTGACTTAGAAGCAAAAGTAAGAAAGAGACCACATGTCTGCTTATCAgggaaaagagataaataaatcctCAGAAGTGGAGGAACATCTCTCCTAATGTACCCTCAcgtctataaaaatgaaaaaggcttCTGATTATCAATAATAGGAGTTGTCACAAAGTGTTTGAGAAGAGACTACAATGACTTAGTATTTGGTGAAAAATTAAGAGTGCAGATTTCAAACAAATTCAGAACCCGGTTCCATCTCCTAACCTCTACTCTTGTGTGCCCAACCAACTAGCAGAAATCTCCATTTTGCACTCATGCTGCCATCCACACCTCCAAAATTAAATTCATCAGAATTCCCCGAGTTCCCTTTTTCAGCACCATCCACAGCATCATATTTATCAGCCTTCACTCCTTTCTCTCTCACATCCCACAGGATGTCCATCCTGATTCGGCGGTTCATGCTTCCTTCAGGATGCCTCTCTACCCCTTTACCCACCTGCATGTCCAGACAGGTGGCCCTGTTCACCCACACTCATagccctttccttcttccccactAGACTCAATGTTCCTTGACGCATAGACCAAAACGTCCTTGGTATTTGAATCTCAGCCTTTAGCACAGAACTTGGCGTAGAGTGAGCATTTAGTCCAGTGTTATTCATTAATAAACTAACTCAGATGTCTCCTTTCCCCTTGACCATCTACACTTAACGTTAAGAGCAATACCTGATAATATAGCATGGCTGTCGTTTAGAGAAAGAACTGTTGTCATTGACCATGACAACTAACActgctaggggaaaaaaaagacaaaaaagcaaCCAAAAGGTACAGCAGCCTAGAGCTATTAAACATAGGAGAACAATCTCAATGGGCTAAAGAATCTTTGACATCACTGTTATAGAACTCTAGAAGGGCTGATGTAAACAGTGACAAACCTGTATTGTCCCAATGTTTAAGATTtgctaaatttaaaattgtaatatatgaAGTATTTTgcttaaaacagcaaattatCCTTTATATTTCAGGTGATCTATAATACAAATGTTCATAATTTTTGAGCAAACAATATCTGTCTGGCATCCCGCTAGGTCCTCTCTGTACATTTTCCCGATAATTATTTTATCCACCTAGCcctttataaaagaataaactgacACCCAGAGAGGTTGAGGCACCCCAAAGATTGCTCAGCTGGTAGGTGGTAGAGCCAGGATGGAAACAGCATTCAATTCCACAGTGGCACAGCTCGTGACAATGCTATGTTGCCTCTTTAAACTCAAATATTGATagtagttttgaaaattaaaacctCATTCGCTTGAATTCAGGTTACAAACTTTACTCTTCAAAGAGTATACTTATATGTAAAActctacattataaaataattagaatatatGCAATAATTTTATCAAGCATTTTTCTAGGTAAATGTTCAAGGATAATCTAAGATTAGGGTTTAATCTAGAAGAAAAGGATAGAAACTCTACAGCAGAGAAAGACACTAATTTCTCCTAAGACTCACAacatatcattttcctttttaaagaggGAGAGGCCCTAAGTTAATTAAGGACATTtaggcatttttttcccctttacagCCATCAGCAGCTAAGTGCTTCTCTTTGCAGTTTTGCCCTTTATAGAGATTTCTGAGTTCAGGGCATAGACcacaaacatttgttatttcttcttatGTGGCCAAAACAGTCTTATCAAGGTAAAACACCTtcaatttctctttccaaaaGTTGACTTCATACATTACATCATTTGTTTACACATGGAGAACACTGACCTGTCAGAAAACCTTGACCTGTCCAGGTATGACCAGCAAACTCCGTCAGTGTCAATGAACCTTTTTGAGGAATATCTGActgttagaagaaaaataaaatgcggGATGAGTTttactgtttcatatattttaaaaacccaagtATAGTTAACACAGAACCTACCTGAAATGTATGGGTTGTGCTGGGCCTTGAAAACTGTTCCATGGTCAGAGATCTTTCTCGAAGAGGTGATCGTTCTATACTATCAGGTATTGCACTTAACACACGGTTTTGTGCATGTCTTCCTCTGTACTAAATGAAAGAGAGTatgttcttttttgaaaaaatgcaatctttaaaaagacaaaaaaaatttatatatgctTCAGTCactcatttagtcattcatttactcgcttatttgaaaacttatttatatattgctAAGAACAAGGTCTACTAAgcataaatatcaaaatatatttcaattgtGTAATTGCATTACTTAACCTAATAAAATGGCTGTGTCCTAATAGGTAAATATGGATTGAAAACCTTAACCACATAAAATTCttcttattaaattataatagaaatgtgATTCTGCATTTGTGAAGCATCAAACTTTTTTAAGGTGGTGTTTGCCTTCTTTTATGATTTCACTCTAAGCTACAATATTTTAAGTAAGGTTAAACATTAAAGCTTTGCCACTCTTGCCTTCTAGGATTGGGTTCTAGTGCTATGCTCAAGGAGGCACAgggaatgcataagaaaacattGCCTCAGTTGTTTTTCTGTCTCAGGACTTTATGTTCCCAGAACTGGAGGACACAAGTTACTTGTATCAGAGCAAAGTGAGCAGTCATTATAAAATCTGGTGATGTATATTACTAACAGCATACCTTCCCCAGACCTTTTGCAATTGTATGGCTGAGTTGATCTTGGGTAAAAAAGATATCACCTCTAcattgcaataaacatggggaaGTTAGTTGTAAAAATGAGGGCTGATAAAAACAGCAGGGGTATTTTACAGAGTTAATTTATGCCAGGCATTATGTAACATCtataaattcatttaatccttataacaattcTTTGAAGTAGGAATTATTATTACCCTTTTGTAGAAGGcaaaaattgaggctcagagatttaTTTGAACCAAATTACGCAGAGTTTGTGTGTAGGACTGAAACACAGATCTTCCTGACCTCACCTTTATGCTATTTTCTCCACTACACATCCTGACCACCCGAGAGTTTCTTGACACCTACAGTTTCTAATTTAGTTGAAGCCATTTTTCATTTCACCAAATAATAAATTAACCCTCCCACCCCCTGTAAATTCTCATAAGCCATTTACTTTCAGGAAGCAGATTATGGAGACATTTTATGTTAATGGTTTCACTTCGAAACACCAagattatattttgtttgtttgttttccaatagGCTATCTAAATGGTGCACTTAAATATAACGACATCTGTCTTACAGACACAGGGAGAGATGCAGGAACTGCCACATTCTGTTCAGCAGTCTCTGAGCCTATTGGAGGTAACCTGCTCCGTGAGGTCTGGACTGGTGGGGAGGACACATGGTCTATGCCCGTTTGCCTGTAAATACAACAACATGTAACTGAGCACCGAGGTGCAAAGACAGACAGGACAGACCTTACCACAAAGCTCCTCACCTGAGCTGTTAATCACAGTCTGCCTTCCAAAAAGAAATGACCTGAATTTCAGGAAGACAAATGTGGAGAGGGGACTGCCCACCAGCTCCAGTCACCTTCTCCTTGTTTAACAATGACTGTCAATgcatatttactgagtgctcaGCTACGCTAGCCACTGTGCAGAACAGAGCAGTAATTGAAAGTCTAGTTCCTCTCCTTAAGGAGCTTACAAATTATTGGAAACGTGAAGTAATTAGAGCACAATGCAATGcaatttatataataaagtgCTATAGTATATGGTTCTGAAAATGGGTACTGTAGACATTTAGGGAATGGAGTGATCAATGAAGGACAAAAGTAGTTAGTATAAACGTGCAAGGCCTAggtgaggaaaactacaaaactttatGTGAGGTCATAAAAGGACATGCAAAATATGTTCTTTAATGGGAAAACTAAGTATCATGAAAATGTCAGCTACCCCTACATTTTCAATAGATTTCATACTATGAAGTCCAAtgtaacacttttaaaaatttgacaacCATGTTATAAAGTTTATTTGTCAGGATGGGtgagtaaattttaataaaagaagggAATGATAATAAAAGGCCTTCCCTACCAGATGTTAACACTGCAAAATTAAATTGTCTGGTTCATGCAGACAATAGAGATGAATATTCTAGAAACagattctaatttatttattaaataataaagtcTTGAAAGAGTCCAATTACTGGTTAAGCAATGGCAGTTGCTTGTGCCTTCCGACCTTACAAGGGGACCTACGTACAGCTCCTTTAATAACTTCCGCCCTTGCTGATGGTCCAGGCTGTGGTCTCCAAACCTAGACAGCACCGTGGGGGTGCTTATGAGTTACTTAGCTGTGATACAGCTAAATTATACAGCTAAGTATACTACTGGAACAAAATTCATCTTAAATATTCAAATGTTAAATCTTCAATTCatgttaaatattcaaattaatgaaTTACTTAGAAAAGTGTCCACATAAATTTGATAGAGGATGCTTTGTCTGGAGTAATCCATAAGCTCTAAGTGACAAGCATCCCTGCCCGCTGTGACCTTTGGTTTACCATGAGAAAAAGAAGACTTACAGTTTTGTTCCCCTAAGAACTTCATCACTGTACACATTGGGGGTTTTCATTCTCTGTGAGTTTGCAGTAAGAGAAGGCAGCCACCTATGGGCCGGTGTTTTCTTTGCAGAAGTCTGTAGTCCTCGAGTATCTGAGATTCGTTCCAGGCGGTGCCGTGCCAAAGAAAGAGCACTGGCTCCTACGCCCAATGATTTGTCCTCTTGTTCGTtcctggtggaggtggggggcaaTAAAGTTAACTACTCAGATGTAAGCAATGCCACAGCAGGAGACATATATAATTGCCCAATACTACACACTGTCTATAACAGTGCCTGGCTCCTAAAAGGTATTCCTAACGATGTGTTGACAATCGTTTCCAATTCAAGTTCAATTTCTATGATGAATCactaacagggaaaaaaaagatcttaGTTCCCATTGTTTGTATAGCCCCTAAGATTAAGACTTCACAGCTGTATTCCCTTTCTCTTATGTGCCCCAACCTAAGAGTAATCCTTTTATGTTTGATATTAGAACAGTGTTGTTATTCCTTCATGGGGTCTATATCCTGACCAGAACGTGCTCAGGCACACAGGCAGTAGGGAACTGAATgtgattttcactttttcatgTCCTCTGTAATGTTCTATGTGCTCCTGTGTCTGTcgcagggaggaggctgggtgaTTATTTCTTATACATACTGTGCTCTATCTGCAAAATAGGTAGGTCTCTGCTGAAGTGGTTTTGCTTGAATTATCATCACACCATTCAAATCACTATAAAAATTGTTAGAGAAGCGATGAAtctgagaaaagtgaaaaatgataaaaattaaaaagcatccaGTGCTATTGCAATTACTGATGCCTGTCAGAAATCGGCAAGAAAATGGCACAATTGAGCTGGctaatttgagaacattttaataaagggattattttttataaagaagtgtggaaagagaaatgaataagGAACAGCTTAATTGTCGGAAGCTTGTAACAGTGAGGACACATGGCCACACCCAGGCCGGGAGCAGTGAGGGAGAGGTTCCTGGAATCTGGAGAGGGTAGCTGCAAGAAGAAATGCCACCAATGTGTCAGACAAACCAAGAGAGAAGCAAAACAAGGCCCCACTCTCCCAACAGCTGCAGGGCAAGGGAGCCCTGTAATGCAGCCAGCTGCCAGGGCACACCTGGGTGAAGAAGGTACAGAGAGTATCTGGAGAAATACAACCAGGGTGTCCCAGCTCCTAACTGGTCTGCTTGCTTGGACCTGTTTTCTTATCCTGTCCGTCACATCTTGCCCCATTAGCTTCCCAGGAGAAGCCAGATCGTCTGGGAAAAACCTGAGCACCACATCTCAAAAGCTTacatttgaatcccagttctgcttcCTGGTTGGTGACCTCAAAAAGATTACTTTGGAGTTTcaattcttaaatgttttaattggGGATAAGGACACCTACTTTAGAGAGTTGTTATGAGAACTAAATTAGATAACATTGgtgaaagcaggaaggaagggttAAATAATCAGTTCTCTATTCGGTCCCTTAATATGTCAAAcaaggatttaaaataatatttagggggccggcccggtggctcaggcggttagagctccatgctcctaactccgaaggctgccagttcgattcccacatgggccagtgggctctcaaccacaaggtttgccagttcaatccctcgagtcccacaagggatggtgggctctgccccctgcaactaagattgaacacggcaccttgagctgagctgctgctgagctcccggatggctcagttggttggagcatgtcctctcaaccacaaggttgccggttcaactcccacaagggatggtgggctgtgccccctgcaactagcaacggcaactggacctggagctgagctgcgccctccacaactaagactgaaagaacaacaacttgaagctgaacagaaccctccacaactaagactgaaaggacaacaacttgacttcgacaaaaaagtcctgggagtgcacactgttcccctataaaaaaaaaaaaaatcctgttccccttccccaataaaaaaaaataataataatatttagatCTAGGCAAATAGGATATCTGAAACTAGAATTCTGTTCTAGTTCAACAGATGTAGCAACCACAATCACACTTTCCTCAtgttgaatatataaaaaagaaacgttaaaggaataaattaaaacCTACTATGATTACCATTAGGATGCTTTGATTATTTCAAATAGGTGCTATTAGTATTTaacttttacttttaacttttactttaacttcattttctttcagcatttatcCAAATGCAAACCtcaaaatagatgtaaaaaaatttttttaaagctataaaaacaaaatatctgtaAAAAATTCCTTAGACCTTAAATTTTCCATATTTCTCAAGTTTATTTTGCCTGACATTTAAAGGTTATTTTCTATGTCATTATCAACTGTTCATTTTTACACAATTCATACTTCATATTTGAATGTGCAAAGTAGGAAATACTGTTGAACCACTCAGAGCAGTTTCAAGAGACCAGAAAAATACAATAAGCCAGTAGTGATTCCAAAAGTTTCTTGTGAATAGCAAAAGCAAAGAAGACTTATTATAAAGTCTTTACaccacaaaatagaaaaatcctattagatatttctgttttaaaccaCTGCTCCCTGAACCACGTGCCCTATTCAGGCATATGTCCTTTCAAACTTACAAACATGTTGTTTATTTGCACCTATGCTGGTGCATATTTGTGTCTCTGTCTTGAAtgtcctcccttttctttttcagcttaACAAATCTTGTCTATCATTTAGGATTTAGTTAAGTTAATAAATTTAGTTAGTTAATAGAAACTAACACTATTGAGTGCCTATGCTATGCCACACATCTTATCTCCTTTAATTCTTACAGCTTCCTACCTCACAGAACCCACATATAGTAAAACTGAAGTTTTGAGAGAAAGGGACTGATTCAAGACCAAAAAGCCAATAAATTCTGATGTCAGGCTCCAAACTTGCAATCTATACCCAAAGCTCAAACTCTCATCCACTCTATTATGTACTAGGTTATctcatcttgtgtgtgtgtgtgtgtgtgtgtgtgtgtgtgtgtgtgtgtgtgtagtattgTTTGGCATGGCTGGACTCCCTCCAACGAAATTGTATGTACCTCAAGACCAGGAATCCTCTCTTACCCCTTTTTTCTGCTCCGTCATACAAAATGGACTGTGCAAAACATAAAGCCCAAAGTCCTTAGCACTACTGAGTGAGCTTGTcttttccagcctcatctcccaccagATCGTTGAATAAGAATGCAATTCAAGAAAAATTTACTGTGTTAGTTAGTTGCCAGGTTCTTTGTTAAGAGCTCTCAcatatttatatgattttaacCTTACAACACTTCTTTGAacatattattatcctcattctatagaaaaggaaactaaagttTAGAAAAGTTAAACATGTCCAAATAATTCCCCTTAGAGGTCTCTTGATTCCAAATGCCCTGGTTTTACCACAATGCCTCTGCTGGTCCCAGGATCCCATCTGCTAACCCGCAGTCTAATCACTGTTTTCCCAACACACcccctctttcattccttcaTGCCTTTGTCTGGCCTGAAATGACCCGCACAGACTTCCTACCCATGAAAGTCCTGCTCATTTCTCCATGTTTCTGCTCCAATTTCACCTCCAACCTAAAAGATCAAGCCTCCAGCTCCAGTCAGGATAAATCATTCTCTCCTTTATTCTCCTGTGACACTTTTTTTGCATGTCACTCACAGAATACATTGCATCtgacttgttttatactttttgttttactAGGTCAGAGACTATGTTTTGCTCATCTACATATCTCGTCAAAACACCTAATACAGTTCACTTAAcacaaaatcaataaatgttgaatgaaccCAATGTATACTGATTGACTGTTTTATCACCTTGGTAGGAAGAGAGGAGAACATTTGTAACCAGCAAATTGTCTAGAAATattggagaaaaacattttttctcttcaaaaatagGAAATAGCTCTGTAGCTCAAAGCAGGTTGAGTCTCAAATCTGAGAGACCCTCCTCTATTAAAGAATATGGTGAGTCTATTAAACTccaggaaataattatttttaaattttaatattattgacAAACAGACCCAAATATCTtgacaataaaatttaatagaatGGTAGTGTTGACAAACTGAGCCAGAGATATAAAAATTGCAGGAGAGAGACTAGTAAGGTATCTACCTGAGCTGGATTAAGATGAGAATTCAGGGACATACTTCGATTTTCAGAACTTCTGGATGGAGGAACACTTGATACATCAGTATTAATACGGGAAATGAGTAGATGTGAAGATTTAGTATCAGCTactctcaatttttctttctgtttttttcttcctgtgtcaacagaaaaatcaatgttattaagaaacatattttctatcATGTGTACTTAAAATTCACTGTTCAAAGAGAACATTTGTTCTTGAATAACCATGAGTCTGCTATGGCCACTGACCCTTGCTACAGAGAGCAGACACCCCACAGAACAATTGGCTGATATGACACTTTTCCACAAGCACATAATGAAATGTCTATCATTTCAGTGGTTGGtagaaaaatagatattataGATTGGAGCAAGAAAGATTCTTGGTATTTTATAATATTCCAACTAATCTCTTTGGttggaaaaataacaatatttaaattaacatgattattattattgctgtgttTGTCCAAATTGATTCCATAACACCAGTCATTAATGTCCACCAGAAACATTTCTATGATTCATTTCTACTCAATTTCAAGTAGTTTAGAAACACTTTATAAGGTTAAATGAAGTGATTATTAAATTAGTTATGTAtacatttactttataaatatcacaaagaattaaaaaccagTATCCCACTATTAGAGATTAGTTAGTaggtaagttttcttttctttttttttttttttaccataatacaatttaaaaaaagtgacTTCTAGCTTCTCTcttctgtatttctgtgttttttccagagtgtacatatattattttttataactctAAAAGAACCATGTCCTTTTTGAAAAGTACAATTCACTTGTGAATGAAGGCAGAAAATCCACTTCCCTCTCACCTTAGTCATGTCCTAGGTATGGccaggttggggggtggggggtgaacaCAAAGCTGAGAAACaggggtctttttttcttttcattaaggTGTGTTCTGTAATTAAGTACCTGTGAGTGTAATTTCCCAGTTTTTTCTAATCAGCTCTTTCAATATTTCCACCACATTTGTCCAGACGTAATCAAACACTTCTGCAGCCACGGCGTCTTTGATACAGTCATGAGGGGAAACGGGAGGTAATCCATGTTTATGCCATGCCCTACGATGGTGAGCTGAGTTTTGTTCAACACATACATCATCACTAAGGACAAAACCCGTTCTAATTAGTTAAAGTATCAATGGTTAAAGTTAAAATAATGCTATCCATCTATCTAatatgcatgcatacatgcacattatacatatataaataaatataacattctTTTGTAAACAgcacattgttatttttttaatgtatcaattTTCAGTCATGAGGcaaatttttattatacagtaTTACGGAGACTGGACCTTCCCTTTTGCCCTTCTGGGCAGCTAGGTATAGGGTACCAAGAGCATCCCGGAATAAAGGCCACAAGTAGCTTTGCCCACTTTCACCAGCATGCTGAACACAATTCTTGTTTTCTATCTGTGCCATGTGATAAAAAAGAAACGGAAACACTGCTCTAGCATATACACTTCCTGTTAGGAATCTAAAAATTTTTTGCATCACACTACTCTTCAAAGAATGGAAAATCTTTTGGATAagtaaaaaatacacaaaatgcgAAATGAGCATATAGtcaaaataaatgccaaataaattcatattattaTACTGTTAAGCTGATTTCAAGTAAAATTCTATTTACTCTTTTTTGTCAAAAGCGAAATATTCTTCAATCCTTCCATCTGCGTCATAGACCTCTTCTTGCAGGGATGAACATGCCAGTAGGTTAGCCAGTCCTGTGCAGTCCAGGCCTGGCAGCGCAGGGGCTACAAGTGCTGCTGGGAGTATGTGAGAGCCAGAGATGCACAATCTACAGGGAAAGCAGATTCTCCATGAGTTTGTAGAACATCAGGAATACAATGTTTGCATGATTATGGTGGGTCTTCAAATTATCCATAAAGCATAgaatccccccccaaaaaaaaaaaaatcactaaatattACATTCAACACATCATATCCttaacagaaacatttttaacacaggaatcattaaaaatgttaagggCTTCTTGAAAGCCTCAATTATTCTGTGTTTGTATCCTCTCTACTATAATGAAAAGATGTCATGGCACAGTCCCAAATACTATGTGTGACTGGCATAGAGGGATTTATCAAAATCTGTTagtgagcaaaagaaaaaatgatggagttttatttcttctgctgCTACTGCCTTGGGGCTTAGGATCCATCACAATGAAGCAGTTTTTGATTTTTCATCTAGCCCACCTTTCAGAAAGTCTTTGAAACAAAAGTTGAAAAGTTAACTCCCTTGGTATCTGTATTATAcacacatcatcatcatcatcatcatcaatttaGAATCAGAAATATCTTGTGAAAAAAATACTCTGTACTTACCCTTCACTGAAATCTAAACTTCCAATTGATGGAGCCGAGGCTCATGGCTGAGACAGACATGAAAAAGTGTAactaaaatgcaattaaaaatacttttgaaagcaACTTATAGGAACATACTCTCTGATGTTGCTGTTGGGTTCACAGGCATCCGAAAAGCGTTCGTGGACTGCACAAGGAGGCTCGCTGCCCTGGAAGTGGCGGACCCCTTCATCAGTTGGCAGGAGGAGCTGTCTTCCCAATATTCTGcatgttaaaaaaaggaaaagaaaagaagctactaatatttttttattggaaaaggGAAAAGTATTTTGCAGTgttaaaagtcaaataaaataatatcacgAAGGAGCATCTATGAAGCAGTCAGATACTTATTGGTACATGTGATGCATCATGGTATCAcagaaagagcacaggctttgaagGAGCAGGCCAAGCTGTTCTTGCgacaatgaggaaactggagaCAAAGTTCTCAGGCTCACTAAGACAATGATTTCCTTTGTTTGATTGTGGATGCAAGATAGAGTAATAATATCACCTTGTCAGACTGATGAGTGACTTAGGGAT is from Rhinolophus sinicus isolate RSC01 linkage group LG04, ASM3656204v1, whole genome shotgun sequence and encodes:
- the FAM149A gene encoding protein FAM149A isoform X2 gives rise to the protein MLFEGKVSPQIQNLLAECSEWSRRSIHLRILGRQLLLPTDEGVRHFQGSEPPCAVHERFSDACEPNSNIRELCISGSHILPAALVAPALPGLDCTGLANLLACSSLQEEVYDADGRIEEYFAFDKKDDDVCVEQNSAHHRRAWHKHGLPPVSPHDCIKDAVAAEVFDYVWTNVVEILKELIRKNWEITLTGRKKQKEKLRVADTKSSHLLISRINTDVSSVPPSRSSENRSMSLNSHLNPAQIHRFSNNFYSDLNGVMIIQAKPLQQRPTYFADRAQNEQEDKSLGVGASALSLARHRLERISDTRGLQTSAKKTPAHRWLPSLTANSQRMKTPNVYSDEVLRGTKLQTGIDHVSSPPVQTSRSRLPPIGSETAEQNVAVPASLPVSYRGRHAQNRVLSAIPDSIERSPLRERSLTMEQFSRPSTTHTFQSDIPQKGSLTLTEFAGHTWTGQGFLTGSQYPPKSFQRTTLTLRKRFQVAS
- the FAM149A gene encoding protein FAM149A isoform X1, whose translation is MKVAVLDLGSLFAKIFKTSTAPPAVPSPIASSSHSRGAAAAELVGTELSTASTLTLPAMPPESSSASQGEPVLLHPLLTTSYPRVSVANRSAEAIGTPFSLPSSPRAAKVQPLAQALSLASSSRDCSATGSPGHLVTETRPLPGPGGIWAPLPSIGGTSGSSSSLASSPRNPCQPDPGEREPSAWMPPGPGPKTLFFTLPDIGEEWASDSDSEDGGEARGLSEGSGKHNFAVKSKDPLPTHFTRNVQKAIDKYTRICESVSSFSSSGSLTHTEAHSPSSETRSSTTGLSTERSSIYSWRDDDFDKVNAQKVQQLFWEVEEMLFEGKVSPQIQNLLAECSEWSRRSIHLRILGRQLLLPTDEGVRHFQGSEPPCAVHERFSDACEPNSNIRELCISGSHILPAALVAPALPGLDCTGLANLLACSSLQEEVYDADGRIEEYFAFDKKDDDVCVEQNSAHHRRAWHKHGLPPVSPHDCIKDAVAAEVFDYVWTNVVEILKELIRKNWEITLTGRKKQKEKLRVADTKSSHLLISRINTDVSSVPPSRSSENRSMSLNSHLNPAQIHRFSNNFYSDLNGVMIIQAKPLQQRPTYFADRAQNEQEDKSLGVGASALSLARHRLERISDTRGLQTSAKKTPAHRWLPSLTANSQRMKTPNVYSDEVLRGTKLQTGIDHVSSPPVQTSRSRLPPIGSETAEQNVAVPASLPVSYRGRHAQNRVLSAIPDSIERSPLRERSLTMEQFSRPSTTHTFQSDIPQKGSLTLTEFAGHTWTGQGFLTGSQYPPKSFQRTTLTLRKRFQVAS